A region from the Lolium perenne isolate Kyuss_39 chromosome 4, Kyuss_2.0, whole genome shotgun sequence genome encodes:
- the LOC139830753 gene encoding kinase-interacting family protein-like produces the protein METLQHHQQEQEVEARLPACPPWLQTAIADIEQRVRALAVSLPDDAAAAATDHSFAERAENYYHRRPQLLALLTDLHHRYLYLADRYSQSLLAKSHTHHLSVVHAAVSECSSDVDDRSSDAGSSLSFQPHHSANDDHQHRRHPVAPGADVELVVAELVMAWVHRDVLAHEAERRNAEAARKIDLQGSLLEVLESERLVLLGENARLGFRAAAAEEEAAGAAAELGYARRRAAEMARLVVKLREDHRVCMLGRKIEALQAQVYGLEMRNRECYEAMAAWEAERKASANEIDRLRSENRRLAAEAQAAREREAARRGKKGGAGGGWWWLARVRLATEWTPCAPASVTVRKVGEQIKGGNGGAKYNGGCFCL, from the exons atgGAGACGCTGCAGCATCATCAGCAGGAGCAGGAGGTGGAGGCTCGGCTGCCCGCGTGCCCGCCATGGCTGCAGACGGCCATCGCAG ACATCGAGCAGCGGGTGCGCGCGCTGGCGGTGAGCCTGCCggacgacgcggcggcggcggccacggaCCACTCCTTCGCGGAGCGCGCCGAGAACTACTACCACCGGCGCCCGCAGCTGCTGGCGCTGCTCACCGACCTGCACCACCGCTACCTCTACCTCGCCGACCGCTACTCCCAGTCCCTGCTCGCCAAGTCACATACCCACCACCTCAGCGTCGTGCATGCGGCGGTCTCCGAGTGCTCGTCCGACGTCGACGACCGCTCCTCCGACGCCGGCAGCTCCCTCTCCTTCCAGCCCCACCACAGCGCCAACGATGACCACCAACACCGCCGCCACCCCGTTGCTCCGGGCGCGGACGTTGAGCTGGTCGTCGCGGAGCTGGTCATGGCGTGGGTGCACCGGGACGTGCTGGCACACGAGGCGGAGCGGCGCAACGCGGAGGCGGCGCGGAAGATCGACCTGCAGGGGAGCCTCCTCGAGGTGCTCGAGTCGGAGCGGCTGGTGCTGCTGGGCGAGAACGCGCGGCTGGGGttccgggccgccgccgccgaggaggaggccgcGGGGGCCGCCGCCGAGCTCGGCTacgcgcgccgccgcgccgccgagaTGGCGCGGCTCGTGGTGAAGCTGCGCGAGGACCACCGCGTGTGCATGCTGGGGCGGAAGATCGAGGCGCTGCAGGCGCAGGTGTACGGGCTGGAGATGCGCAACCGGGAGTGCTACGAGGCCATGGCGGCATGGGAGGCCGAGCGCAAGGCGTCTGCCAACGAGATCGACAGGTTGCGGAGCGAGAACCGGCGGTTGGCTGCCGAGGCGCAGGCTGCAAGGGAACGTGAGGCggcgaggagggggaagaagggcggtgccggcggcgggtgGTGGTGGCTGGCGAGGGTGCGGCTGGCGACGGAGTGGACGCCCTGCGCGCCGGCGTCGGTCACGGTGAGGAAGGTCGGCGAGCAGATCAAGGGCGGCAATGGCGGCGCCAAGTACAACGGCGGCTGCTTCTGCCTCTAG